A DNA window from Helianthus annuus cultivar XRQ/B chromosome 15, HanXRQr2.0-SUNRISE, whole genome shotgun sequence contains the following coding sequences:
- the LOC110911603 gene encoding putative pentatricopeptide repeat-containing protein At5g52630, with protein MFSKTPQYLDSSIHESLNNLLTKFSQTNNFKSIKQLHTHLLKTGIIFISYTLQTNLTYSYTICSQQNTIKTLTKLFNSSIITHPVPFNSIISSFVRNGYPFVALKTLSFMHVNGVNIDTYALCSSLTACCLTKSGFGKQVHTHVVKSGWGCSVFLGSALVDFYAKSMGVGDARKVFDEMPVRNTVCANALLSGYADAKMWVEGTELFRSMPGLNLWYDNWTFTVALSVCCGLYAIESGSEIHAKVIRTVHDPGTDVFLLSSLIDLYGKCGMVVKAKQVFNMARLADVVLWTAMLGVYGRNGRHEEVIRLFKQMLMKKIRPDGVAFVTVISACGHTGQVDLGAEYFESMARDFGLSPSPEHYGCLVDLFCRAGELEKAWNVVNKMPNEVSASVTVWGALLNACCDHGHVDLGKFAARRALELDPMNTGIYVLLSNMFAKCGLWDEIERLRELMRDKGIKKDIGCSWTA; from the coding sequence ATGTTCTCTAAAACTCCCCAATATCTTGATTCATCAATCCATGAATCACTCAACAATCTACTGACCAAATTCTCACAAACCAACAATTTCAAATCCATCAAACAACTTCACACTCATCTACTTAAAACAGGAATCATCTTCATCTCCTACACACTTCAAACCAATCTCACATACTCATACACTATCTGCTCTCAACAAAACACCATCAAAACCCTAACCAAACTCTTCAATTCCTCCATTATCACACACCCAGTTCCCTTCAATTCAATCATATCTTCTTTTGTTAGAAATGGGTACCCTTTTGTTGCTCTCAAAACTCTATCTTTCATGCACGTTAATGGCGTAAATATAGATACATATGCGTTATGTAGCTCGTTGACAGCTTGTTGTTTGACTAAATCTGGGTTTGGCAAACAGGTTCATACCCATGTTGTGAAATCTGGGTGGGGTTGTAGTGTGTTTTTGGGAAGTGCTTTGGTTGATTTTTACGCAAAATCAATGGGTGTTGGTGATGCAcgcaaggtgtttgatgaaatgcctgtgAGAAATACGGTTTGTGCGAATGCGCTTCTTTCGGGTTATGCTGATGCTAAGATGTGGGTAGAGGGTACTGAGTTGTTTAGAAGTATGCCTGGTTTGAATTTGTGGTATGATAATTGGACGTTTACGGTTGCTTTGAGTGTATGTTGTGGGTTGTATGCGATTGAATCGGGTAGTGAAATACACGCGAAAGTGATTCGAACTGTTCACGATCCAGGAACCGATGTGTTCCTCTTGAGTTCGTTGATTGATTTGTATGGAAAATGTGGAATGGTAGTTAAAGCTAAACAAGTTTTTAACATGGCAAGACTTGCCGATGTGGTGTTGTGGACGGCGATGCTTGGTGTGTACGGTCGAAATGGGCGTCACGAAGAAGTGATTCGGTTGTTTAAACAGATGTTGATGAAGAAAATTAGACCAGATGGGGTGGCATTTGTAACAGTTATATCAGCCTGTGGTCACACGGGTCAGGTTGATCTTGGGGCCGAGTATTTCGAGTCCATGGCTCGTGACTTTGGGCTATCCCCGAGTCCCGAGCACTACGGATGCCTTGTGGATTTGTTTTGTAGGGCGGGTGAGTTAGAAAAGGCTTGGAATGTGGTTAATAAGATGCCAAATGAAGTAAGTGCGAGTGTTACAGTTTGGGGCGCGTTGTTGAACGCGTGTTGTGATCATGGGCATGTTGATTTGGGTAAGTTTGCGGCTCGAAGGGCGCTCGAATTGGATCCTATGAATACCGGGATCTATGTTTTGTTGTCGAATATGTTCGCTAAATGTGGTTTATGGGATGAAATCGAACGATTGAGGGAGTTGATGCGCGACAAAGGTATCAAGAAAGATATTGGGTGTAGTTGGACTGCATGA